Below is a window of Herminiimonas arsenicoxydans DNA.
CCGATGCCATTCATATGCGGATATACAACCGCGATTGTTGATGCTGCCGCGACCATCGCTTCGATCGCATTGCCTCCGTTCCTTAAAACAGAGAGCGCCGCCTGCGATGCCAAAGAGTGCGGCGCAACGGCCATACCACGTGTAGCGTGGGTTGTATTAAGCATAGTTCGACCTTACTAAACAATAAAAACATGAATGGCACACCATGTGCCATTCCCAAAACAAATCTTCAGGGGATGAATTATCCATCCCCTGAAGATCAATTACTACTTATATGCAGGTGTCAGTACAGCGGAAGACGTTGCCAACTCTTCGCTTTGTGCAAGGAATTTCTTGCGCATAGGCTTGAGCACAATATAGGCAAGGATCGCGGTAGCAAAGTCCATGCAAATGACGGTCGCAAACACTGGTGTCCACGAACCGGTCGCATCATGCATCAACGCTGCCAGCGGGCCGCCCAGTACCGAACCTACACCTTGCGCCATATACAGGAAACCATAGTTGGTGGTTGCATGTTTGGTGCCGAAGGTATCGGTCAGGATGGATGGGAACAGCGAGAAAATTTCGCCCCAGCCGAAGAACACCACGCCTGACAGGATAACGAACAACACTGGGTTATCCGTCGTCATCAGCCACAGTGTCATGGCTACGCCTTCCAGGCCGAACGCGATGAACATGGTATTTTCGCGGCCGATACGATCCGAAACCCAGCCAAAGAAAGGACGCGTCAAACCGTTACAGATGCGGTCAATCGTCAATGCCAGCGGCAGTGCAGCCATGCCGAAGACCATTGCATCCGCGACGCCGAAGTCCTTGGCGAAAGCGCCCATTTGCGAAATGACCATCAAGCCCGAGGTCGACATCATCGTCATCATCACGAACAGCAGCCAGAACACCGGTTTTTTCAGCATCTCGGTCGGCTTGTAGCTATACGACGATTCGCGTGTGGTGTTTTCCAGCTTCACTTTTTTGATATGCTCGGCAACCTCATCTGCGCGTGGCCGACGCATGCCTTGCGCTGCGGCCAGACCGACTACGCCAATAATCACGCCGAACATCACCAGCGTGCTGGCGACACCCGAGGATTTGATGCTCATCGAAATGGCAAACGTGGTCATGATGGCGCCAAAGCCGTAACCTGCCGCCACCATACCGACTGCGAAGCCGCGTCTATCCGGGAACCATTGCACCATCAGTCCGATAACGCCAACGTAGATGATGCCGGTACCGACTCCACCCAGCAAACCGTAGGTCAGATACAAACCCCAGATACCGGTGACGCCGGAAGCAAGTATCCAGCTGAGCGCGGTCAAAATAGCACCGCAAGACAACAGCATACGCGGACCGAATTTATCGATCAGGTAGCCCTGGAATGGCGACAGAAAAGTCTGCGCCACAATCAGAATGGCAAACGTCACCTGAACTTGCGGCAGCGTTGCGCCCAGCCCTTTCGTCAGCTCGGAAGTAAATAATGCCCAGACGTACTGCGGACTGGAAATAGCCATCATGGCGACAACCCCGAAGAACAGTTGCCACCATCTTGTTGCCCCTGAAGACGAGGTCGTTTTAATTTGATTCATAGGTGTCTCCTAATGTTTTTTTAAATATTTATTTATCTGATTCTTAGCCAGCGTCGATTACTGACATGTCAGATTTATGCATAAGTTAGGCGACCTGAAATTCTTTGTCAAGTGATTAAAAAATCGTGCTTGCCCAAACTGGTTTAAATGTTTGGTGATGCGGAATTGCCACGATTCCAGCCAGCGTGACGCAACGCATGTAATGAGGGACGGTACTTTGGGGAAATGAGCAGTGAACGGGAGAAATGGGCGAAACAGAAGATCGTGAAATCCGCGAGGTATGAACGGACTGCCGATATATTGTGATTTTTTAGCAACGAAAAACTGTCGTATTTCAAGCTTCGCCCAGATACGCTTCCCTGACCTTGGGGTCGTTGAGCATCTGCTGCGCATCACCCTGCATCGTGATCAATCCGGATTCCATCACATAAGCGCGATGGGCCGCCTGCAGGGCCAGCCGGGCATTTTGTTCGACCAGCAATATCGTGATGCCTTGCGCGGCGACGCTGCGTATCACTTCAAAAATCTTTTCCACCATGATGGGCGACAAACCCATGGACGGCTCATCGAGCAGCAATAGTTGCGGATGACTCATCAAGGCACGTGCCATCGCCAGCATTTGCTGCTCACCACCGGACAGCGTACCGGCCATTTGCGCAGCACGCTCTTTCAGCCGCGGGAAGACGGCAAACCATTTTTCCATATCGTCGGCTATGCCCTGCTTGTCGTTGCGCGTAAAAGCACCCATCAGCAAGTTTTCCTGGATGGACATGCGGGTAAATACGCCGCGACCTTCCGGCACCATCGCGAGCTTTTTCCTTACCAGCTCGAAGGACCCCAAACCTTTGATCGCCTGGCCGGCATATTCGATATGGCCGTCGACGCGACACTCGGGCAAGGTGCCGGTGATGGCTTTCAGGGTCGTGGTTTTACCGGCACCGTTGGCGCCGATCAGCGTAATCAGTTCACCCTGCCTGACGTCGAGATCGATACCCTTGACAGCCTGGATGCCGCCGTACGCGACCTTTAGTCCGGCAATCTTCAGCACGGTAGTAGTCATCAGTGCGAACCTCCCAGATAGGCTTCTATCACTGCCGGATTTTTTTGCACGTCGGCGGGAACGCCCTCTGCAATCGGTTTGCCGTAATCCAGCACCGTGATGCGGTCGCACAAACCCATGACCAGCTTGACGTCGTGTTCAATCAACAAAATGGTTTTACCTTCCGCCTTGATCTTGACCAGCAGTTCGCGCAAGCCCAGCTTTTCAGTTGCATTCATGCCCGCAGCCGGTTCGTCCAGCGCCAGCAACTGCGGATCGGTCGCCAGCGCACGGGCAATTTCCAGCCGGCGCTGATCGCCATACGACAAGTGTCGCGCCGTGCGCCCGGCAAACTGTGCAATGCCCACGAAGTCCAGCAGCTCCATCGCGCGCGCGCGAATCGCGGCTTCTTCCTGCCGCGCCGCCTTGTGATGGAATACCGCGCCGAACAAACCCTGATGCGTGCGCACATGACGACCGACCATGACGTTTTCCAGCGCAGTCATCTCACCAAACAGGCGAATATTCTGGAACGTACGCGCAATACCGGCCTTGGCCACCAGATGCGGCGCGGAGGGTGAATACGCTTTTCCTGCCAGCTCAAAGCTGCCGCTGTCGGCTTGATACAAGCCGGTAATCACATTGAAAAAGGTGGTTTTTCCGGCGCCGTTGGGACCGATCAGGCCATAGATCTGGCCTTGCATGATTTTGACATTCACATCAGTCAATGCCTGCAAGCCACCGAAGCGTTTGCTGACATTGGCGATATTGAGAATGATCTGCGGGCTGAGTATAGGCGTCATGGCATCCCCTTTATACGGCCACGACATCGGTCGACTTTGACGCTGTGTCCGTATCCGCAGTCGGCCTGTCTTCATGCCTGGGCGCCGGCCACAAACCTGCAGGACGTATCAGCATGATCAGCACCATCGCCAGGCCGTACAGCAGTTGACGCAGGATTTCCGCATCGATCAGGACTTCGCCGAATAGCGTTCTTTGCAGCGGCTCAACCACATGACGCAAAACCTCGGGCAATGCCGCCAGCAGTATGCCGCCCAATACCACGCCAGGGATATGCCCCATGCCGCCCAGCACCACCATCGCCAATACCGCAATCGATTCGGTCAGCGAGAAGGATTCCGGTGAGACGAAACCCTGGAACGACGCAAACATCGCACCCGCCACGCCGCCAAACGATGCCCCCATGGCAAAGGCCAGCAACTTGACGTTGCGCGTGTTGATGCCCATCGCCTTGGCGGCGATTTCATCTTCGCGTATCGCGACAAAAGCACGACCCAGGCGCGAATTCTGCAACCGCACCGAAATGAAAATGATGGCGATGCACAGGACCAGGAACAGGAAATAGTAGGCATTCACCGATGGCATCGCATAATTGCCGAGCATGACTGTGGAGGCCGATCCTTCGTCCCCGTTCAGCGATACGCCAAAGATACGTATCGGATCAATCATGTTGATTCCTTGCGGTCCATTGGTGATATTCACCGGGCCGTTCAGGTTGTTCATGAAAATACGGATGATTTCGCCGAAACCCAGCGTGACTATCGCCAGATAATCACCGCGCAGCTTGAGCGTAGGCGCACCCAGCAGCGCGCCGAAAAATCCGGCGACCAGCACGGCGAGCGGCACAATCACCCACAGCGACAGATGAATGCCGTTCTGTGCAATCTCCGAACCGAATACCCACATCAAGGCCGCACCGATGGGCGGATACTGGTTGACGAAGGATTCCAGCACCACGGCAAATTGCGGCGACGCCAGCAGCGCAGTCAGATAAGCGCCAATGGCATAAAACGCGATGTAGCCGAGATCAAGCAAGCCGGCAAAGCCGACCACGATATTCAAGCCGAGCGCCAGCATGATGTAGAGCAGCGCCATATCCATGATGCGCACCCATGAGTTGCCGAAGTGTTGCGCAATGAAGGGGAAGATCAGCGCGAGCGCCAGGATCGCGAGCAAGCCCGACCAGGCTTTACGCGGATTGTTTTTGACGTCGAAGTAATTGGACATGATGTTCCTTATGCCCGATCCGCCACGCGCTCGCCCATGATGCCGGACGGTCGCAGGGTCAGCACGATGATCAGCACGACGAAGGCAAAGATGTCCTGGTAGTGACTGCCGAGGAAGCCACCGGTCAGATCGCCGATGTAGCCGGCGCCCAGACTCTCGATCAGACCCAGCAGAATGCCGCCCAGCATGGCGCCGTAAATATTACCGATGCCGCCCAGCACTGCGGCTGAAAACGCCTTCAGCCCAGGCACGAAACCCATCGCAAATTGTGCGGATGAGTAATTCGCCGCCCACATCACGCCGGCGATCGCTGCCAGCGTAGCACCGATGACGAAGGTCATCACGATCACACGATTGGAATCCACGCCCATCAATCCTGCCACACGCGGATTTTCTGCCGTGGCGCGCATCGCGCGGCCCAGCTTGGTTTTTTCAATCAGCAAAGCCAGCAGCAACATTGATGCTGCTGCCAGGATCAGCAACATGACCTGCGTCGGTGAAATCAGGGCACCCAGAATGTGCAGCGGCTCGCCCGGCATCACCTGCGGGAATGGCAGCGGACTGCGGCCCCAGATCATCATGGCAAAGGTTTGCAGCAAAATGGAAACGCCGATAGCGGTAATCAGGGGCGCCAGACGCGGTGCATTGCGCAGACGACGATAGGCCACGCGTTCTATCAGGACATTGACCGCCACGCATACCGGTATCGCACCGAGTATTGCGATGATCAGCTTGACTATGCCAGGCAAATCGGGCGCCACCGTATTGAGCATCTTGAGAATGGTCAGGCCGGCCATCGCGCCTATCATCAAGACATCGCCATGTGCAAAATTGATCAGATTGAGTACGCCGTACACCATCGTATAGCCGAGGGCGACCAATGCATACATGCTGCCGAGAACCAGGCCGTTGATGATTTGCTGGATAAAAATATCCATGAGGTGCTTGTCTCCTGAAGCAATGTCTATCAAGTATCTGCCGGCAAGTTGCGTCGACATTCACGCCATGTTGCAATCATGCAGAAAACATCGTCGCAATAATCGTTCCGCTCACAAAAACGGCACCCGACTCAGGGTGCCGCAAGAAGTACGTCCCATCCTTGACAAGAAGGATGGCAAAGACCGCAGGCACACCAGACCGAGCGCCCGGCTGCCGCCACACATCAGGCATCTGCGGTTTTGCGCACCAGCCCTTTGGGCAGCGGAAAGGCGACGTGTTCTTCCACGCCTTCCAGCGTACGCACGCTTTTCGCACCATATTCTTTTAGTTTATCGATTACCGCCTGCACCAGCACTTCCGGCGCGGAAGCACCTGCTGTCACGCCGATGCGCTGCTTGTCCTGCAGCCATGCGGGATCGATCTCGGAGGCATTGTCGACCATATAGGAAGGCACATTCTTTTTCCGCGCAACTTCACGCAGGCGATTGGAATTGGAACTGTTCGGACTGCCGACCACGATCACGACATCGACTTGCGGCGCCATGAACTTGACCGCTTCCTGGCGGTTGGTGGTGGCATAGCAGATGTCGGCTTTTTTCGGTTCGGAGATATGCGGATACTTGTTCTTCAGCGCGGCAATCACATCGGCCGTATCGTCTATCGACAAAGTCGTTTGCGTCACGTACGACACCAGTTCCGGATTCTTGACCTGCAGATTTTTCACATCATCCACTGTTTCAACCAGATGCATGCCGTCTTCTGTCTGGCCCATCGTCCCTTCGACTTCCGGATGCCCGTCGTGCCCTATCATGACAATCTCGCGGCCGTCCCTGCGCATTTTCTCCACTTCGATATGCACCTTGGTGACCAGAGGGCACGTCGCATCGAATACGCGCAAGCCGCGCTCGTTTGCTTCCGCCTGCACCGCTTTCGATACGCCATGCGCAGAAAAAACGACGGTATTACCGGCCGGCACATCTTCCAGCTCTTCAATAAAAATCGCACCCTTGTTGCGCAAATCGGAAACGACATACGCGTTATGCACAATCTCGTGGCGCACATAAATCGGCGCGCCGAATTCGATCAGTGCGCGCTCGACAATTTCGATCGCCCTATCCACACCGGCGCAAAAACCGCGCGGCTGAGCCAGTAAAATTTCCTTATCCATCTTTATCCTTAAATGCCTGCGCACACTGTGCGTGCACAGGCCAGAGCATGATTCATTGTGCGATTACAGTATGCCGATAATTTCGACTTCAAACGTCAATGCCTGTCCCGCCAGCGGATGATTGAAATCAAACACTGCAGTATCGCTATCTATCTCGCGCAACACGCCGGCAAACTTGCCGCCACCCGGTGCCGCGAATTCCACCATATCGCCGACCGCATATTGCTCTCCCGCGCCGGAATTTTCATCCAGTGTCTTACGCGAAACAGGACGTACCAGTTCAGGATTACGCGAACCGAAGGCACGTTCCGGCGGCAGCTCAAACGTCTGACGCGCGCCCTCCGCCAAGCCGATCAGGCATGCCTCCAGAAAGGGCGCCAGTTGACCATTCCCCAATTGCAGGGTGGCCGGATTATCCGCAAACGTGCTGACGATATCGTTGCCGTCCACTGAAGCCAGACGGTAATGCAGGGTCAGATAGGCCGTTTCGGTAACAATAGAATGTGGTAAATTTGACATTAAAATTCCGGATTGCACGATAGTCGCTATTTTAAGCCACGTTGCGCCTTCCAGCCTGCCTATCATCAAAACAGAAAAACACCTTTCATCAACGCAGCATTGCCCTGACAAATTATGGCGATTACAGACTGGCCGGAAGAGCAGCGCCCCCGTGAACGCCTGATCCGGCATGGCGCTGCGATCCTGTCGGATGCCGAATTGCTGGCCGTGTTCCTGCGTGTTGGCGTAACCGGCAAAAGCGCAGTCGACCTGGGGCGCGATATGGTGGCGCACTTCGGTTCTCTAAACGGGCTGTTTTCCGCCACGCTGAACGATTTTTCGAAAATCAATGGGCTGGGACCGGCAAAATATGCGCAACTGCAGGCGGTGCTCGAACTGGCCAGACGTTCGCTCTGCGAAGAACTGCAAGCCGGTGTGGCACTCAATTCTCCGCAAGCAGTGAAGCAATATCTGCAACTGCTGTTGAGCGGCCGGGCGTATGAATCGTTTGTCATCCTTTTTCTGGATGTGAAAAACCGCCTGATCGTGTGCGACGAAATGTTTCGCGGTACCTTGACACATACCAGCGTGTATCCAAGAGAAATCGTCAAGGCTGCGCTGGGACACAATGCCGCCAGCGTAATCCTGGCGCACAACCATCCATCCGGCACACCCGAGCCGAGTGCGGCCGATCAAACCCTGACGCAGGCTCTTAAACAGGCACTGATGCTGATAGATGTGCGCGTGCTCGATCATTTTGTGGTGGCAGGCAAACAGGTATATTCCTTTGCCGAACAGGGCCAACTGTAAGCCTCTGCATACACATTGCAGCCCAAGCCAGCGCCTGCCGCAAGTCGCGCCGGCTCTAACGGCAAGCACTGTTACGCCACAACTTTCAAATTGTTAAATTAATTAAACAAATAAGACACAATTAATTTACGCAAGTCATTGAATAATCTGGATTTTTTGGATATACTCACTTTTTTTCCAATTTCGGAAATTCTTTTAGGAGCACATCTATGGCACGTGTCTGCCAAGTCACTGGGAAAGGGCCGATGGTTGGCAACAACGTTTCCCATGCGAACAACAAAACGAAACGTCGTTTTTTGCCTAACTTGCAAAATCGCCGCATTTTCGTCGAGTCGGAAAATCGCTGGGTTTCCCTGCGCCTGTCCAACGCCGGTCTGCGTGTAATCGACAAGATCGGCATTGATGCCGTGTTAGTCGATATGCGTGCTCGTGGCGAAAAAGTCTAACTAGCAGAATATTTAAGGAACCATCATGGCGAAATCTGGCCGCGACAAAATCAAGTTGGAATCGACCGCCGGTACGGGTCACTTCTACACGACCACCAAAAACAAGCGCACGACTCCGGAAAAAATGTCGATCATCAAGTTCGATCCGAAAGTCCGCAAGCACGTTGAATACAAAGAAACCAAGATCAAGTAATCGATCTTCAGGTTTCAGGGAAAAGCCGCTCTTTCATGAGCGGTTTTTTTATGCCTGCGAAGTGTGTGCCCAAACAGGCACCACAACAGCAACTTGAATTGCATATCCACAGTGCGCTCTTGCCAGTCTTCAGCATTCACTCAAAATTCGAGATAGACAATCATCCCTGCACTCTCCTTTACCGATATGATTTCAATTGAAGCAACGGCATGGAGATACGATGTACCTACCCCAACATTTTGCGCAGAACGATCGCACCAGGCTGCATGAGCTCATCACGCTATCCCCGTTGGGCATCCTGATCACCAATACGCATGCCGGCATCGAGGCCAACCACCTGCCGTTTGAACTGGATCCCGAGCAGGGTACGCACGGCAGCCTGTATTGCCATGTAGCACGGGCCAACACCGTCTGGCAGCAGGCAAATTTATCAGATGCCGACAGTCTGGCGATCTTCCAGGGACCAAGCGCTTATATCTCGCCCAGCCTGTATGCAAGCAAGAAGACGACACACGAAGTCGTGCCCACTTATAACTACGCAGTAGTCCATGTCTATGGCCGCATCATCGTTCATGACGATGCGCGCTGGCTGCGCGGCATGGTCGGCCGACTTACCAAAAAATTTGAAATGCGGCAGGAAACACCATGGAAAATGAGCGATGCTCCGCCCTCCTACATCGACGAACGCCTCAAGCACATCGTCGGCCTGGAATTACAGATCACACGTATTGAAGGGAAGTGGAAGATGAGTCAAAACAGAAATCACGCCGATCAACTGGGTGTGATTGGCGGGCTGATGCAGAGTGCGAACAAGGATGAGCGCACCGTCGCCGCCATCATGCAACAGCAAGCGTCAGCGGCAGATGAATCCTGATGCGCCACGAGAAAGCAAGACCGTCATATGCGATAGCGCTTTCAGACATCATAAAAAAAGCCCGGGGAACCGGGCTTTTTTGCATGCATGTACCGATTGACGGCTTTATGCGTAACTGCGCAGACGCAAGGAAAAATCGCGCAGTGCGGTAATGCCCGACGCTTCGGCACGTACGCACCAATCCTGCAATTGATGCAGCAACTGGTCACGGCTGGCATGCGAACGTTCCCAGATTGCACCCAGTTCCACGCGCATTTCGTGCATGGTCTTGAGCGCCTTGCTGTGTGCGAACAATTGCGTCAACTGCTCCTTGTGCGGCGCTTCCAGTTTGGCCGGTTCGCGATGCAGGAGTTTTTTGGTAGATTTCAGGAAGCCCGATTCCAGATTCGCCTTTTCCTTCAGATGCTCGATTTCGTCATGCCATGCCAGCTTCAGCGATTTCGCATACTTCGCCGTCACATCGTAACGATTCGAGATGACGGATTGCAGCGTGTTGAAATCCAGGTGCATTTTGCCGTGTTCGAATTTCGGTTCAGGCGCCACTTTTTTAACGGTGGCCAGGCCGATGGTTTCAAGAATGCGGATATACATCCAGCCGATATCGAATTCATACCATTTGGACGACAGCTTGGCCGAAGTGCCGAAGGTGTGATGATTGTT
It encodes the following:
- a CDS encoding Putative transporter of the major facilitator superfamily (Evidence 3 : Function proposed based on presence of conserved amino acid motif, structural feature or limited homology; Product type pt : putative transporter), which gives rise to MNQIKTTSSSGATRWWQLFFGVVAMMAISSPQYVWALFTSELTKGLGATLPQVQVTFAILIVAQTFLSPFQGYLIDKFGPRMLLSCGAILTALSWILASGVTGIWGLYLTYGLLGGVGTGIIYVGVIGLMVQWFPDRRGFAVGMVAAGYGFGAIMTTFAISMSIKSSGVASTLVMFGVIIGVVGLAAAQGMRRPRADEVAEHIKKVKLENTTRESSYSYKPTEMLKKPVFWLLFVMMTMMSTSGLMVISQMGAFAKDFGVADAMVFGMAALPLALTIDRICNGLTRPFFGWVSDRIGRENTMFIAFGLEGVAMTLWLMTTDNPVLFVILSGVVFFGWGEIFSLFPSILTDTFGTKHATTNYGFLYMAQGVGSVLGGPLAALMHDATGSWTPVFATVICMDFATAILAYIVLKPMRKKFLAQSEELATSSAVLTPAYK
- the braG1 gene encoding High-affinity branched-chain amino acid transport ATP-binding protein (Evidence 2a : Function of homologous gene experimentally demonstrated in an other organism; PubMedId : 2120183, 10984043, 1429514, 11677609; Product type t : transporter), whose translation is MTTTVLKIAGLKVAYGGIQAVKGIDLDVRQGELITLIGANGAGKTTTLKAITGTLPECRVDGHIEYAGQAIKGLGSFELVRKKLAMVPEGRGVFTRMSIQENLLMGAFTRNDKQGIADDMEKWFAVFPRLKERAAQMAGTLSGGEQQMLAMARALMSHPQLLLLDEPSMGLSPIMVEKIFEVIRSVAAQGITILLVEQNARLALQAAHRAYVMESGLITMQGDAQQMLNDPKVREAYLGEA
- the braF1 gene encoding High-affinity branched-chain amino acid transport ATP-binding protein BraF (Evidence 2a : Function of homologous gene experimentally demonstrated in an other organism; PubMedId : 1429514, 2195019, 2120183; Product type t : transporter), with amino-acid sequence MTPILSPQIILNIANVSKRFGGLQALTDVNVKIMQGQIYGLIGPNGAGKTTFFNVITGLYQADSGSFELAGKAYSPSAPHLVAKAGIARTFQNIRLFGEMTALENVMVGRHVRTHQGLFGAVFHHKAARQEEAAIRARAMELLDFVGIAQFAGRTARHLSYGDQRRLEIARALATDPQLLALDEPAAGMNATEKLGLRELLVKIKAEGKTILLIEHDVKLVMGLCDRITVLDYGKPIAEGVPADVQKNPAVIEAYLGGSH
- a CDS encoding Putative high-affinity branched-chain amino acid transport system permease protein BraE/LivM (Evidence 3 : Function proposed based on presence of conserved amino acid motif, structural feature or limited homology; PubMedId : 2195019, 2120183, 10984043; Product type pt : putative transporter), encoding MSNYFDVKNNPRKAWSGLLAILALALIFPFIAQHFGNSWVRIMDMALLYIMLALGLNIVVGFAGLLDLGYIAFYAIGAYLTALLASPQFAVVLESFVNQYPPIGAALMWVFGSEIAQNGIHLSLWVIVPLAVLVAGFFGALLGAPTLKLRGDYLAIVTLGFGEIIRIFMNNLNGPVNITNGPQGINMIDPIRIFGVSLNGDEGSASTVMLGNYAMPSVNAYYFLFLVLCIAIIFISVRLQNSRLGRAFVAIREDEIAAKAMGINTRNVKLLAFAMGASFGGVAGAMFASFQGFVSPESFSLTESIAVLAMVVLGGMGHIPGVVLGGILLAALPEVLRHVVEPLQRTLFGEVLIDAEILRQLLYGLAMVLIMLIRPAGLWPAPRHEDRPTADTDTASKSTDVVAV
- a CDS encoding Putative high-affinity branched-chain amino acid transport system permease protein BraD/LivH-like (Evidence 3 : Function proposed based on presence of conserved amino acid motif, structural feature or limited homology; Product type pt : putative transporter), which encodes MDIFIQQIINGLVLGSMYALVALGYTMVYGVLNLINFAHGDVLMIGAMAGLTILKMLNTVAPDLPGIVKLIIAILGAIPVCVAVNVLIERVAYRRLRNAPRLAPLITAIGVSILLQTFAMMIWGRSPLPFPQVMPGEPLHILGALISPTQVMLLILAAASMLLLALLIEKTKLGRAMRATAENPRVAGLMGVDSNRVIVMTFVIGATLAAIAGVMWAANYSSAQFAMGFVPGLKAFSAAVLGGIGNIYGAMLGGILLGLIESLGAGYIGDLTGGFLGSHYQDIFAFVVLIIVLTLRPSGIMGERVADRA
- the ispH gene encoding 4-hydroxy-3-methylbut-2-enyl diphosphate reductase (Evidence 2a : Function of homologous gene experimentally demonstrated in an other organism; PubMedId : 11818558, 11717301, 8432714; Product type e : enzyme) — encoded protein: MDKEILLAQPRGFCAGVDRAIEIVERALIEFGAPIYVRHEIVHNAYVVSDLRNKGAIFIEELEDVPAGNTVVFSAHGVSKAVQAEANERGLRVFDATCPLVTKVHIEVEKMRRDGREIVMIGHDGHPEVEGTMGQTEDGMHLVETVDDVKNLQVKNPELVSYVTQTTLSIDDTADVIAALKNKYPHISEPKKADICYATTNRQEAVKFMAPQVDVVIVVGSPNSSNSNRLREVARKKNVPSYMVDNASEIDPAWLQDKQRIGVTAGASAPEVLVQAVIDKLKEYGAKSVRTLEGVEEHVAFPLPKGLVRKTADA
- the fkpB gene encoding FKBP-type peptidyl-prolyl cis-trans isomerase (rotamase) (Evidence 2b : Function of strongly homologous gene; Product type e : enzyme) yields the protein MSNLPHSIVTETAYLTLHYRLASVDGNDIVSTFADNPATLQLGNGQLAPFLEACLIGLAEGARQTFELPPERAFGSRNPELVRPVSRKTLDENSGAGEQYAVGDMVEFAAPGGGKFAGVLREIDSDTAVFDFNHPLAGQALTFEVEIIGIL
- the radC gene encoding DNA repair protein RadC homolog (Evidence 2b : Function of strongly homologous gene; PubMedId : 10224240, 86206676, 92261658, 1741263; Product type cp : cell process) — encoded protein: MAITDWPEEQRPRERLIRHGAAILSDAELLAVFLRVGVTGKSAVDLGRDMVAHFGSLNGLFSATLNDFSKINGLGPAKYAQLQAVLELARRSLCEELQAGVALNSPQAVKQYLQLLLSGRAYESFVILFLDVKNRLIVCDEMFRGTLTHTSVYPREIVKAALGHNAASVILAHNHPSGTPEPSAADQTLTQALKQALMLIDVRVLDHFVVAGKQVYSFAEQGQL
- the rpmB gene encoding 50S ribosomal subunit protein L28 (Evidence 2a : Function of homologous gene experimentally demonstrated in an other organism; PubMedId : 332524, 7035835, 10094780; Product type s : structure), producing the protein MARVCQVTGKGPMVGNNVSHANNKTKRRFLPNLQNRRIFVESENRWVSLRLSNAGLRVIDKIGIDAVLVDMRARGEKV
- the rpmG gene encoding 50S ribosomal subunit protein L33 (Evidence 2a : Function of homologous gene experimentally demonstrated in an other organism; PubMedId : 7035835; Product type s : structure) — its product is MAKSGRDKIKLESTAGTGHFYTTTKNKRTTPEKMSIIKFDPKVRKHVEYKETKIK
- a CDS encoding Putative transcriptional regulator (Evidence 3 : Function proposed based on presence of conserved amino acid motif, structural feature or limited homology; Product type pr : putative regulator), with translation MKQRHGDTMYLPQHFAQNDRTRLHELITLSPLGILITNTHAGIEANHLPFELDPEQGTHGSLYCHVARANTVWQQANLSDADSLAIFQGPSAYISPSLYASKKTTHEVVPTYNYAVVHVYGRIIVHDDARWLRGMVGRLTKKFEMRQETPWKMSDAPPSYIDERLKHIVGLELQITRIEGKWKMSQNRNHADQLGVIGGLMQSANKDERTVAAIMQQQASAADES